From a region of the Hippopotamus amphibius kiboko isolate mHipAmp2 chromosome 3, mHipAmp2.hap2, whole genome shotgun sequence genome:
- the SIGIRR gene encoding single Ig IL-1-related receptor isoform X7 translates to MGCCWATEATMTSMRTPAYGPRTAQEAQICSLFGVKANWSEVLVSSVLGINLTTAEDFGTFTCTIQNISSPSFILWRAGLAGHLPAVLASLLVLLVLLLAALLYVKCRLNVLLWYQDTYGEVEMNDGKLYDAYVSYSDSPEDRKFVNFILKPQLERRRGYKLFLDDRDLLPRAGTATSRPGRGRRHLPISPRVPPLFRRRPRLPRATPPGPPPPRVTAPPLFRRRPRPSESSLPPPRPCRRRCSRRAVRRPSGELEPLSAPRRGAVRRLPGPCLVQPQLPGGPVPAAGAHAQTHLYHLRGPAARPRAPRAPPAAPAPPPGDLAALEARFRGAEGGPGPRGVWVAEEGHPGPAARRRGLWGVREAEFFPYWQPHPCHCSHTLAAPRGLQTPSSDFWKELQLALPRKVQYRTMEGDPQTRLQDDKDPMLIVRGRVPEGRTLDPELDPDPEGDLGVRGPVFGELSAPPHASGVSLGESHSSEVDVSDLGSRNYSARTDFYCLVSEDDV, encoded by the exons ATGGGCTGCTGCTGGGCAACCGAAGCCACTATGACCTCCATGAGGACTCCTG CTTATGGTCCAAGGACTGCCCAGGAGGCCCAAATCTGCAGCCTCTTTGG GGTCAAGGCCAACTGGTCAGAGGTGCTTGTGTCCAGTGTCCTGGGGATTAACCTGACCACTGCTGAGGACTTCGGGACCTTCACCTGCACCATCCAGAATATCAGCTccccttccttcattctttgGAGAGCTG GCTTGGCCGGACATCTGCCCGCGGTGCTGGCCTCACTCCTAGTCCTGCTGGTCCTGCTCCTGGCAGCACTGCTATATGTGAAGTGTCGACTAAATGTACTGCTCTGGTACCAAGACACATATGGGGAGGTGGAGATGAACG ATGGGAAGCTCTACGACGCCTACGTCTCCTACAGCGACAGCCCCGAGGACCGGAAGTTCGTGAACTTCATCCTGAAGCCGCAGCTGGAGCGGCGTCGGGGTTACAAGCTCTTCCTGGACGACCGCGACCTCCTGCCCCGCGCGGGTACCGCGACGTCCCGCCCCGGTCGCGGCCGCAGGCACCTCCCCATCTCGCCTCGGGTCCCACCCCTGTTCCGGCGCAGACCCCGTCTCCCCAGGGCCACGCCCCCTGGCCCGCCTCCGCCCCGGGTTACGGCCCCGCCCCTGTTCCggcgcaggccccgcccctccgagagctccctccctccgccccgcccctgccgACGCCGCTGTTCCCGCAGAGCCGTCCGCAGACCTTCTGGTGAACTTGAGCCGTTGTCGGCGCCTCGTCGTGGTGCTGTCCGACGCCTTCCTGGGCCGTGCCTGGTGCAGCCACAGCTTCCG GGAGGGCCTGTGCCGGCTGCTGGAGCTCACGCGCAGACCCATCTTTATCACCTTCGAGGGCCAGCGGCGCGACCCCGCGCACCCCGCGCTCCGCCTGCTGCGCCAGCACCGCCACCTGGTGACCTTGCTGCTCTGGAGGCCCGGTTCCGTGGTGCGGAAGGcgggccggggccgcggggcgTGTGGGTGGCCGAGGAGGGGCATCCGGGGCCAGCTGCCCggaggagggggctgtggggGGTCAGGGAGGCCGAGTTCTTTCCGTATTGGCAGCCCCATCCCTGTCATTGTTCACACACGCTCGCTGCCCCACGTGGCCTCCAGACGCCTTCCTCCGACTTCTGGAAAGAGCTACAGTTGGCGCTGCCGCGGAAGGTGCAGTACAGGACGATGGAGGGGGACCCCCAGACCCGGCTACAGGATGACAAGGACCCCATGCTGATTGTGCGAGGCCGGGTCCCAGAGGGTCGGACCCTGGACCCGGAGCTGGACCCCGACCCCGAGGGGGACCTGG GTGTACGAGGGCCTGTCTTTGGGGAGCTGTCAGCTCCACCGCATGCAAGCGGGGTCTCGCTTGGAGAGAGCCACAGCAGCGAAGTGGACGTGTCGGACCTCGGCTCCCGGAACTACAGTGCCCGCACGGACTTCTATTGTCTGGTGTCGGAGGATGACGTGTAG